The proteins below come from a single Drosophila busckii strain San Diego stock center, stock number 13000-0081.31 chromosome X, ASM1175060v1, whole genome shotgun sequence genomic window:
- the LOC108605761 gene encoding putative uncharacterized protein DDB_G0288537 — MSAGVGSGGGSITTEHHSRLYFLNSPTAPLTARDPFFIKPEYLNYENPMHHLYPSNRGLIEYNNYTSSVAAAAAASASTGAAAAAAAAAAAAVVSSNSSSNNNTNNNTDNSFQPQQQHTQQHPQQQHTQQQHPQQQQQQQQQQQQQQAPHPLHHHLSTGVVTGVALGHQSSRAQKAARRRSNESVEARERRLERNAARMRDKRSKESEAEYRLRLAKNAEANRVRRQNENEVQRTLRLMKNAARQRLRRASESNDERKKRLAKAAERMRVSRATAPKVIKPPLEDRLKGY; from the coding sequence ATGTCCGCGGGTGTGGGAAGCGGCGGAGGTAGCATAACCACAGAGCATCACAGCCGTTTGTACTTCCTCAACTCGCCCACGGCGCCGCTCACAGCTCGTGATCCCTTCTTTATAAAGCCCGAATACCTCAACTATGAGAATCCCATGCACCATCTCTACCCCAGCAATCGGGGCCTTATAGAATACAATAACTACACGAGCagtgttgccgccgccgctgcagctaGCGCTAGCACtggtgccgctgctgctgccgccgccgccgcagctgctgccgtcgtTAGTAGTAACAGCTccagcaataacaataccAACAATAACACCGACAACAGCTtccagccacaacagcaacacacgcAGCAAcatccacagcagcaacacacgcagcagcaacatccacagcagcagcagcagcaacaacaacaacaacagcagcagcaggcgccgCATCCCTTGCATCATCATCTGTCCACTGGCGTCGTCACTGGCGTCGCGCTTGGGCACCAATCTTCGCGAGCACAGAAGGCAGCACGGCGGCGCAGCAACGAATCTGTCGAGGCGCGGGAGCGACGCTTGGAGCGGAACGCAGCGCGAATGCGGGACAAGCGTTCGAAGGAGTCGGAGGCGGAGTACAGATTGCGCCTGGCTAAGAATGCCGAGGCGAATCGCGTACGCCgccaaaacgaaaacgaagTACAAAGAACCCTAAGACTGATGAAGAACGCCGCCCgccagcgactgcgacgcgcCAGTGAATCCAACGATGAGCGTAAAAAGCGCCTTGCCAAGGCAGCCGAGCGGATGCGAGTGTCCCGCGCAACGGCGCCCAAGGTGATCAAGCCACCGCTCGAGGATCGTCTCAAGGGCTACTGA
- the LOC117134916 gene encoding glycine-rich cell wall structural protein-like, with amino-acid sequence MQRPRLLWILLLSCCLALAEPSLLQLKKKLLHGLGGGGGYGGGGGGYGGGGGGGFGGGGGFGGGGGGYGGGGHGGGGYGGGGHGGGGYKQPSYDVYVIKKVPSYGGGGGGGGGGGSYANSQASANANSWGGGGGNAYAKASANAYSGSW; translated from the exons ATGCAACGCCCAAGATTGCTGTGGATTCTGCTGTTGAGCTGCTGTCTGGCGCTGGCGGAGCCAtcgttgctgcagctgaagaagaagctgctgcaTGGACTAGGAGGAGGTGGCGGCTATGGTGGCGGCGGAGGCGGCTATGGTGGAGGAGGAGGCGGCGGCTTTGGGGGAGGAGGAGGCTTTGGTGGAGGCGGAGGCGGTTATGGTGGAGGAGGTCATGGAGGAGGCGGCTATGGTGGAGGAGGTCATGGAGGAGGCGGCTACAAGCAGCCCAGCTATGATGTCTATGTCATAAAGAAAGTGCCTAGCTatggaggcggcggcggag gtggcggcggcggcggttcCTATGCCAACAGCCAAGCCAGCGCTAATGCCAACAGCTGGGGCGGCGGTGGAGGCAATGCCTATGCTAAGGCCTCGGCCAACGCCTATTCAGGCAGCTGGTGA
- the LOC108606727 gene encoding LOW QUALITY PROTEIN: plectin (The sequence of the model RefSeq protein was modified relative to this genomic sequence to represent the inferred CDS: inserted 1 base in 1 codon), giving the protein MELEEEICNPQLCRICITSHTNSMQMISIFGEDSLWQKITTLADVKISKNDTLPQQVCVGCAKTAISACLFKKKCEDADNFYRQQLLIKKIEGHNSSQSHSSGSSSAGELLHAPNELETGPETQTEEAATTAGAAAAAAAAAAVAVRQGKSRKSRVSASGGSSSGSSATGSSSGGGSSSSSSSNSSSDEEDEAEATPRVERVPGTEQNGHGNSNGQQQQQEQETEMDALEAEQQQQQQQQTVADVEQQAEVAHEDEDADDDNDGELPNHMTLKSIRLMQEYMQQRLNKFPGGAGDQQQRRHGHGEDEEEEEEEEEEDDDEDMSLPLIPEIELIEPNMLAGSDQDADCISVNGVAAAQATAAAAAAAAAAGVRGFQCPHCYQIFEMKQILKAHMQSVHGAPGPVYECTNCRKTYFYKRFLEKHIRRGRCVKKRRNQTRPMQCSDCHVLFPTGHHLGWHKRTGCPSKAAKMPLQQLFKQNIVQFNNFSKRMATRKPPLDTAAVHLNNRKLGLANNKRKGRTRIKLDAKKIALAKQLILREATTTVIANELNISRTFAWRLRKSLVNGVSLHERVVDQASEEQQQQQQQQQQQQQRQQQQQQQLEERERELNYGQLSMNMSMGMGLIKQEQLDSDDEQQSALQLQLDDELDDGDYAGHDEMDAGEIGAEETAGYAADDDVCGQLLHNGYSPNAGNDAADEHEQHSLAGNSRGVSVSPAAMLSTRADVEVYQRLLAESQRFPHIVNAQQLQLQQQQQQQQQQQQQQQQKAAHNGALPMLTRYPPAHVATANHALPVNLSLRSMPSTRSSHEDSNSSSLAAQQQQQQQQQQQQQQLHQPGKKPRKPNVFIDDEKYAMAKLLVAQNSSTMEIARALNVSQMTAWKVRDAILKGVPLSYRNKRAGEREEQRLADAAAAAAAKEQHHQQQQQQQQQQQEQQQRQELQRQQQLQQQQMELLKQQQQKQQRQQQELLLQQQQQQQQQQLRHSAAADTSHYQQQQQQHHHQQQQQQHAAHNGGKLLHPRRRLKAAERELRDKEITREILELIKEDSNIQYWKVSARLAEKGINISPSSVCQKLKSMGIHRRWKPGDKPPMLAISQLKXATVAAAAAATLAANGGSFGLANGVPAGLGVGALPDDVYEQQQFDMGGPHFLSAFTR; this is encoded by the exons ATGGAGCTGGAGGAGGAGATATGCAATCCACAATTATGCCGAATTTGCATAACTTCGCATACGAATTCAATGCAAATGATATCCATATTCGGCGAGGACTCGCTCTGGCAAAAGATCACCACGCTGGCGGATGTTAAG ATATCCAAGAATGACACCTTGCCGCAACAGGTGTGCGTCGGCTGTGCCAAGACGGCGATCTCGGCCTGCTTGTTCAAGAAGAAGTGCGAGGATGCGGACAACTTTTatcggcagcagctgctgatcaAGAAGATCGAGggccacaacagcagccagagccacagcagcggcagcagcagcgccggcgAACTGCTGCATGCGCCCAATGAACTTGAGACTGGACCTGAGACGCAGACAGAGGAGGCGGCCAccacagctggagcagcagcagcagcagcagcagcagcagcagttgctgtgcGTCAGGGCAAGAGCCGCAAGAGTCGAGTGAGtgccagcggcggcagcagcagcggaagcagtgccactggcagcagcagcggcggtggcagcagcagcagcagtagcagcaacagcagctccgACGAGGAGGACGAGGCTGAGGCTACGCCGCGTGTGGAGCGTGTGCCAGGCACGGAGCAGAACGGAcatggcaacagcaatgggcagcagcagcagcaggagcaggagacCGAAATGGATGCACTCGaagcggagcagcagcagcagcagcagcagcagacagtcGCTGATGTGGAGCAGCAAGCAGAAGTCGCGCATGAGGATGAGGACGCTGATGATGACAACGATGGCGAGCTGCCCAACCATATGACACTCAAGTCCATACGCCTGATGCAGGAATATATGCAGCAGCGCCTGAACAAGTTTCCAGGCGGGGCAGGCgaccaacagcagcggcgtcaTGGCCATGGTGAGGACgaggaagaggaggaggaggaggaggaggaggatgaCGATGAGGACATGTCGCTGCCACTGATACCCGAAATTGAGCTCATTGAGCCCAACATGCTGGCGGGCAGCGATCAAGATGCGGATTGCATTTCGGTGAACGGCGTGGCCGCCGCccaagcgacagcagcagcagcagcggcggcggcagcggcgggcGTGCGCGGCTTCCAGTGTCCGCATTGCTATCAGATCTTCGAGATGAAGCAGATACTCAAGGCGCACATGCAGAGCGTGCATGGCGCACCCGGTCCCGTCTACGAGTGCACCAATTGCCGCAAGACCTACTTCTACAAGCGTTTCCTGGAGAAGCACATACGACGTGGTCGCTGCGTCAAGAAGCGACGCAATCAAAC ACGACCCATGCAGTGCTCCGATTGCCATGTGCTCTTTCCCACTGGACATCATCTGGGCTGGCATAAGCGCACTGGCTGCCCCTCCAAGGCGGCCAAGat gccgctgcagcagctcttCAAGCAGAACATTGTGCAGTTCAATAATTTCTCGAAGCGCATGGCCACGCGCAAGCCGCCACTGGATACGGCTGCAGTGCATCTAAACAATCGCAA ACTGGGCCtggccaacaacaagcgcaaggGCCGCACTCGCATCAAGCTGGACGCCAAGAAGATTGcgctggccaagcagctgaTCTTGCGCGAGGCGACGACCACAGTCATTGCCAATGAGCTTAATATATCGCGCACCTTTGCCTGGCGTCTGCGCAAGAGTCTGGTCAATGGCGTCAGCCTGCACGAGCGTGTTGTCGATCAAGCCagcgaggagcagcagcagcagcagcagcagcagcagcaacagcaacagcgacagcagcaacagcagcagcagttggaggAACGCGAACGCGAACTCAACTATGGACAGCTGAGCATGAACATGAGCATGGGCATGGGACTGATcaagcaggagcagctggacagcgatgatgagcagcagtcagcgctgcagctgcagctggacgATGAGCTCGACGATGGCGACTATGCCGGCCACGATGAAATGGACGCAGGCGAAATTGGCGCCGAGGAGACCGCAGGCTACGCTGCGGACGACGACGTCTGtggccagctgctgcacaatGGCTACAGTCCGAACGCCGGCAACGATGCTGCCGATGAGCATGAGCAGCACTCGCTGGCGGGCAACAGTCGCGGCGTCTCCGTATCGCCAGCAGCCATGCTGAGCACACGCGCCGACGTCGAGGTCTATCAGCGCTTGCTGGCGGAGTCGCAGCGCTTTCCGCACATTGTCAATGctcaacagttgcagctgcaacagcaacagcaacagcaacagcagcagcagcagcaacagcagcagaaagcTGCGCACAATGGCGCGCTGCCGATGCTAACGCGTTATCCGCCCGCCCATGTGGCCACAGCCAA tCACGCATTGCCTGTCAACTTGTCCCTGCGCTCCATGCCAAGCACACGCAGCAGCCATGAAGA cagcaacagcagcagcctagcagcacagcagcaacagcagcagcagcagcagcagcaacaacagcagctgcatcagCCTGGCAAGAAGCCGCGCAAACCGAACGTCTTTATCGATGATGAAAAGTACGCCATGGCCAAGCTGCTGGTGGCGCAGAACTCATCCACCATGGAGATTGCGCGTGCGCTGAACGTTTCCCAGATGACCGCCTGGAAGGTGCGCGATGCCATATTGAAGGGCGTGCCGCTGTCGTATCGCAATAAGCGCGCTGGTGAGCGCGAGGAGCAGCGTCTGgctgatgcagctgctgcagcagcagccaaggagcaacatcaccagcagcagcagcagcagcagcagcagcagcaggagcaacagcaacgacaggagctgcagcgacagcaacaattgcagcagcaacaaatggaattgctcaagcagcagcagcaaaagcagcagcgacagcagcaagagttgctcttgcaacagcaacaacagcagcagcagcagcaactgcgtcactcagcagcagcagatacatcacattatcagcagcagcagcagcaacatcatcatcagcagcaacaacagcaacatgctgcCCACAATGGCGGCAAACTGTTGCATCCACGTCGCCGCTTAAAGGCCGCAGAGCGCGAGCTGCGCGACAAGGAGATCACACGCGAAATACTCGAACTGATCAAGGAGGACAGCAACATACAGTACTGGAAGGTGTCGGCACGGCTGGCCGAGAAGGGCATCAACATATCACCCTCGTCCGTCTGCCAGAAACTCAAGTCCATGGGCATACATCGGCGCTGGAAGCCCGGCGACAAGCCGCCCATGCTGGCGATTAGTCAACTGA GCGCGACTgtggccgccgccgctgccgccacgCTGGCCGCCAACGGTGGCAGCTTCGGCCTGGCCAACGGTGTGCCCGCCGGCCTGGGCGTCGGCGCACTCCCCGACGATGtctacgagcagcagcaattcgaCATGGGCGGTCCACATTTTCTCAGTGCCTTTACGCGCTAG